A portion of the Bubalus kerabau isolate K-KA32 ecotype Philippines breed swamp buffalo chromosome 1, PCC_UOA_SB_1v2, whole genome shotgun sequence genome contains these proteins:
- the RPL18A gene encoding large ribosomal subunit protein eL20 — MKASGTLREYKVVGRCLPTPKCRTPPLYRMRIFAPNHVVAKSRFWYFVSQLKKMKKSSGEIVYCGQVFEKSPLRVKNFGIWLRYDSRSGTHNMYREYRDLTTAGAVTQCYRDMGARHRARAHSIQIMKVEEIAASKCRRPAVKQFHDSKIKFPLPHRVLRRQHKPRFTTKRPNTFF, encoded by the exons ATGAAGGCCTCAGGGACG CTTCGAGAGTATAAGGTGGTGGGGCGCTGCCTGCCAACCCCCAAATGCCGCACGCCACCCCTCTATCGCATGAGAATTTTTGCGCCTAATCATGTTGTTGCCAAGTCCCGCTTCTGGTACTTTGTGTCTCAgttgaagaagatgaagaaatcCTCGGGGGAAATTGTCTACTGTGGACAG GTGTTCGAGAAATCCCCCCTGCGAGTGAAGAACTTTGGCATCTGGCTGCGCTATGACTCCCGCAGCGGCACCCACAACATGTACCGGGAGTACCGGGATCTGACCACTGCCGGCGCCGTCACCCAGTGCT ACCGAGACATGGGCGCCCGGCACCGAGCCCGGGCCCACTCAATCCAGATCATGAAGGTGGAGGAGATCGCAGCCAGCAAGTGCCGCCGACCTGCAGTCAAGCAGTTCCAC GACTCCAAGATCAAGTTCCCACTGCCCCACAGGGTCCTCCGTCGCCAGCACAAGCCACGCTTCACCACCAAGAGGCCCAACACCTTCTTTTAG